attgCAATGCTGCTGCTTCGAACCACCTTTCCATTGAATGTGATAGCTTCAAttctctaatatatatatataaatactttaaCATCGACAACTGTGAAGCTCTGATATTAATTCGGTTATGGCGATGGTCCAAACAATTATGTACGAAACAATTTAAAGCATTGACAATTCCAATTCATCTCATACACCCTTTTTCATTTACCTTGTGTTCCTAACAGACACACACAAAGATTACACATTCGTCACTACTTAGTTTCTAATCAATGCCCAGTGAAGTTGAAAGTGATGATATTTGTTCCAAAATGGGTTTTGGCAGGTTAGTGTTCCATGCAGCAGTTTGCTCACCATTGTTACGGTTAGATGCGGACACTGTGCAAATCTGCTATCAGTTAACATGGGAGCATCACTTCAACCTTTTCCTTCTCAAGAAActcaggtatatatatatatttatatttcaaaccCTCCTGCATCTTTCATTATTATTTCCATCTTCTTCATTTTGCACTCTTTTTGCTGAGTAACTTCTGAACTTCAtacttttgtgtgtgtgtgtgtgtgtgtttttctcTTAGCATCTTTCTACCGTTGCTAAGTTACAGAGACAGCACCTAAGTGTTCAAGAAGCATGCAGCAAGGAACTGGGATCATCTTCAAAATGCAAATCATTTGAGTCCGTAGAACATGAGCAACCTAGGATTCCTCCCATTCGTCGTGAGTCACACTCGTtaattcttgttttgtttttggcATACATAACTACCAGTTATAATTTGAATGAAGAACACGGGTCCTATAAGTATAGGCCAGCCTGAAATTTTCCGTTATACTCTGAGAAGGTATGAGAACACAATGATTCAAACAACGTTATGCCACAACTGGCACATGTTAATTAATGAAACCAAGCAGAACAATATGTGCCATCATTGAGGCCACATTGTTAAACTCAGTTTTTTCATGAGAGTGGGCGTCCATCTTTCTGAGTTTCAAGTTTTTTGTGGTACAAAGATACCCAATTTGGCCTATATTTTCTTCATCTCTATTTAAGTGTCCCCAACCAGATGGTGACCTTTCGCAACAAATTGACCCATCCTTAATTGATTGCAATCATGTTGTGCCCTAGCTACATATACATCTCAACACTACACGTACAAATATGCAAATTCTTTCCACATTTTACTGTTAAATACTTCTTTCTAGTCATGTTTATCATAATCACTTAATTAATCAACCAGTTAATAGCACAGTATGTGAACTAATACAAACACACACACGTACATACACACACCCCTCTTCATGTCagattattgattttattactcataattaaatgatattaattGATATTGACAGTGGTACTTCAGTAAGTAACTTTTTGAGAATTGAATTTGCCACTGCGCCAGTTTGTCCAACTATGGGGCCAGCTCTTGTTGAAAGTTCTTCATCAACCAGATTTTGGTTCTTAGAATATCTCATTTAGtgttaactaattatttaattgctAATTTGTCATGAACACGTACTTAATTACAGTCTATGCAATTTTTTTGAGTAtgataaactaaataaattcaTGATCAATATACAGCTCCAGAGAAGAGACAGCGTGTTCCTTCTGCTTATAACCGGTTCATTAAGTAAGTTATCTGTCAATTTACAATAAACTATTCCTTACATTTTCCATCTACTTTGTATCATCTATATCTACACTTATATTTGTATATAGAAATTggttaatgtttaaaattaaagaaaaatagttgAATCGAAGGATTGATGTGAACGACTATTCAAATAATATGTTTGGTTGAGTGATGGACAATTGGACGAACTCACCTAAATATAcatttctaaataaattatatatagtattaTGAAGAGTTATATGTACACATGTAAATTCTTATGACTACAAAAATTTTAGAGAATGATTttacattaaaagaaaaagtttggGACCATAATTATAACATGAAACAACATGAATGATATAGCTGGTTTTAAAACACTGTTACTATGCAATATATCTGACATATATTTCTatccttttccttttcatttatctttaaagataccctacaaattaaaaaaacatagtatatattaaattatttttttaacttcttaatattcactattttctttttcctttaggATAAACATGTAAAATATTGGGAATTAGGTAAAATTAAGAGCatgtttaaaagtaatatttttttttcaattttttaaaacaaaagtaCGAAAACTTCTTTAAAGTggaataataaagaaaatgaagggaGTAAGttcactttaaaaaaatgttattgtcTAACAATCAGTGCATGCTATTGTTTTTACAagtcaaaaaaattgaaaaagataaatactATATGCATGTAGGGAAAGAGAAATGTAACAGGTTgtacttttaaatttgttaagatatttaaaaaaaaagttgaaagcGTATTCATACAAGAtatatcctattattttcttaaaaaaaaatatttttttagtaaattataacttgaatatttgttaaattacttaaaagatatatataatcagctttaactttttttttcaaaatatataaaatataagtgaTGAACAATCACAATATTTACATATATGTGTGCATTATAGACAATTACTAGTGATGCTTTTCATTAACATTGTGGTTGTTTCTTTGAATACAagtgcaatatatatatatgtagatatataaataactcTTATTGCAGAGAGGAAATACAAAGAATCAAGGCTAGTAATCCAGATATCAGTCACAGAGAAGCTTTTAGCACAGCTGCAAAAAACGTGAGTTTAAGCTTTATCACTATTCTCCTTTTCCATTTTTGCATATGCATTCTGGTATATGATATTTGAATGCACGCAAGTTTTGTATCTGTTGTTTCCCCCTCACATGTGATGATTGCACAATAAAAAATGAGTTTGTCGTTTACGTTAACATGGTGAAGATTGAAACCCAATGTCCTCTCAATTATTGTAGAAACATTACCAATAAAGCCAATGCCTTCTTTCTCTTTGTGGCTATTGCTTTATATCAAACTTTGGTGTAGTAATGGCATATGATCATGTCCTTCCACTAAATACACTGATAAATACGAACATGCATGTAGAACTCAGAAAATAGTTTGTTGTGTGAAAGACGAAATCACAAATAAAGAAACTGTTATTTGCTACATGAAAGATGATAAATGAAATTCTATGGCTAGAATTATGCAGAATCTCCTGCACCAGTcgtttaataacataatatcAGCATATAGTTTGAATGAACTAAATATTAATTCTTAGACTTGACTAGTCAGTTGAAGTAAATGAGTTTAAGTTAGTTTTTGTTACAAGTTAAGTTGAAGTTAAagtataatttgatttattggTTCATGACTGTGATTAATTATTATCTTGAATAAAGTCCCAGTTTAGTCTTTATAACAGTAAGATTATAAAGCTTTGTTATTTTAAACTCctacaatatgaaatatttacctTATTACTCTTTgatttaacaagaaaaaaaaaagaatttttagTCATGTTttcgtttatttatttcataactATCGTTTTAttccaaaaaaaattactaaaatgtaAAAAACCTAACATGAGAGGGAATCAAATGGTACGAAAACTTAGATTATAAactgaaattgaaattaaaagtattaGTTCTAATATTATTAAATGAGGTAAGTTTGACTATCATCATTGACTTATTTCTAACCTTATCTACCAAGATATAAGTTGTTAATACAATCTCTTTACATCATTTGTATGTGTTCAGTTCACAAAActtacttattttaatataagttcAGTGTTTTGAAGGATGATAAAATGGTAAGTGAGAATAACTGAAGCATGAGAACCAATGTacaatgatgttttttttttttttttctttttctgtccCTTTTGAAGACTCTTGATTCTTCACTCTCTCTGCCTTTTCCTTCTGTTTCACTGACAAGTCTTGTATCCTGAACTTTCCTAATTCAAGTCTACAATGTAGGTGTAGATTATATAgtatataacataaaaagatTGTCAAAAAACCTTTTATTCTTCTTAAACTGGTAGCGTTTCTTTAACACCATTTGAAAACTGAGAAATATAATGGTGCAAGTATATGAGATGAGGTTGATACCTGTGAGAAGTAGGCAATTACCATTTAGATGTTGAGAAAATATTGTtgctgcaaaaaaaaaaaaaagaaaaagtcatgTAGGACAAACACAGTATCTATGCATTGGTTATGGAAAAATGATCTTtcccaaaaaaaatataaataaaatggcTTGGCCAAGTATATCAGAAAGAAGCATatgatgatattattttttatgcattATCTTGAACATGACTTTGTTGAAGTTTTGATTTTCATtatgtgtaaaaataagttttacaaCGAAAAGGACACAGATTTAGACATACAAGAACTATGAACCACTTTGTGGTGTCATTGATTTTTGGTATGTGAACCACTTTGGTTTTTAAACTTTCTTACTAATTAGTAACATTACAGTCAATAGTTCAgttcaaactttaactttattaataaaGCTAAGATGAGTAACATCCAACTATCTTTTTCTTATTGATATACATTGATTATGCagcttattttttctttttcattttcatttggcCATATAAAACTTGTATATGTGCTTTATAGtatctaattaatatatttgttgataaaaatattcttaacaaAGTGGTCCAATTCAAACttgttatttttcatattcttttctCTTATCCTATTTGCATATATTCTatccttctattttttttttcacatgatataatctattatatatttgttttaatcttcTTTTTTTGTCTCTCTTTCTGTTCCTCTCATGTCATGACACTCATTGCACATCTTATGACACAAAAATGTACACATTATCaatatctttaaattttgattaaaattaattgatagtACTTTTTTCCATTGTCATTAttctattatataattttttctttatgaaaaGATTATGCTTTttgttcttaattattattcataCCGAGGTTGTTTTTCAACTACTTAATGGTGCAAGAAAATTTTACACTCTCAAATAGTCAAACCCTTATTTTCCTTCTTCCACTCAGTTTagtatgtaaaaaaaaatatgaagaaattaCTAGGGTGACATGAGAGAAAATAGTTGAGATATAGAAAATTGAATGTGTTTAATAGAGGAAAAATGAAACaagacaaaaatgaaaaatgtgaaatccatatttcttttttattttacaaaacaacaaagaaattaatagGGAAGAAGAGatgcaataaaaataatcaatcaaTGTTCCTAGTTTTCATAGGGGATACCTTACAATGATGCACCCTCTAATTGACTTCTGGATAAATCATTATTTTGCAGTGTTTTTGTAGAGTATGCACACACATTCATACACTGTAATTGACTTCTTCTGGATAAAATCATCATTTTGCACGGCTTTTGTAGGGCACAAACACACTATTTTGTGGGAAAAGATACAATTTCTCTTTTGCAGCTATTAACTTAACTACTGTATGAGATCACATTTGAATGTTTGATAAGTGAAATATAGCAGAATTTATCAAACCACTTGCTTAAACCAGAACATGTAATTAAAATCAGCACCATGTGATTTCATTTTTAGATttcattttgtatatatatatatatatatatatatatatatatatatatatatatatgcatgtgttCTTTCCTTTGTTTTCTGGTATGAGTGTAATTAACACTTCCAATCTGATATATATGCATTCATGTTAGAGGCCGTAGTCTGCACCATGAATCCATTTTATATATGCTTTCCTCCAAATAAATAACTCACAACACAAGCTCTGCACAATATTAATTTGTAGGCCACTAACACAAAGCCACATGAAAATGAGACTTGAATTGAACTCTCATGACAGATTAATATAACAtatgtttggtttggtttggtttcaaCTGTTCAATGAatgtgtgtgatttgtaaaagcttaggtttatattatatatgttagaagtgagctttaagcctaactcaaccccacaaaactgacttgtaaggtgagatttgtacctcacatatatattatgaattagcCTTATGTCTAGTCGACGTGGAACTTCCAACTATATCAACTCTATATGTACTCTTTCTAGGTCTTATTACATACtatatatggtttgaaacactataccttaatttattttctgtttcTGATTGTGTTGtcttatatatgaatatgtataTGCAGTGGGCACATTTCCCTCACATTCACTTTGGGTTAAAGCTGGATGGCAATAAGCAAGGAAAGTTGGACCAGGGAGATGCTACTCAAAAGTCTAACGGATTTTACTGATTATATATAAATGgaagattattattatcatctgtttttttttttcttctgtgttTGACCTAAATCAGTGAAAAATGAGGTTGATGAAATTTCCCAATCACACAACTGGAACGGAGACTCTACAGAAAATTGACCTCAGCCTCTTACCCatgtttaaatgtttaatatgaTACACTATAAGGATTGTGTTGCGCTTTTTCTAGCTGTTATGATATGATTGCTATTCTTGTGATTGCATTAATTACTGTGTTGAACTTAGGCACTCAAGAAAACAAACATTATTGTAAGAGTTTCATTCTCCTATAATAACGCCTCGTCCTTTTGTTTTGTAACAATAATCTATTATCTTTCTCTTTTGGGTGATTGCGTCTCTGCATATCAAAGGACGATTGcaacattttattcttttgatgaTAAGCGATCGATGAGTGTGTCACTCTCTCATCGTCCAAGAGGACCACTTCAACAGTGCTTTTCATCTTTGAGATGTTGCAATTTGACCCTTTCTTTCTTTCGGAGATTATGGTGTTTCATCCACAGGAACACTCTTTTATCCATCGTGTTATTTCATCAcggttttctttctttctttcttttctcttcttttttagaGTGTTCTTGATACAATCTTGGAGTTTTGCGCTCTGGGGTTATCTGAACATTGCGATTCTTtctaaaatgaataaaaaaaaagatggatttttttttctgttcctGTCTTTGATTGATGCTTTTGTTGTTCTTCCTGGACCGTCTTGTTCAGTTAATGCAGTGCAGCCTTCTGAAAGAAACACCATACAGTGCAGGGGTTGCATGCATGACTTACTCTGCCACCTTCTCAGaacagtttttttcttttttcttatttaatctTTCTTTGAAAAGGAACTATATGCAGAAGAGAGTGATTAACCAGAAACCCCAGTTTCCCTTCATTAAACCCTAAATTCGTAGCATCAGCCAAGTTTCATGCCAACAACTATTGACTGAAGTGAAAACTTCATAAGAGACCATGATTTGATCCCAGAATAGCATCTTGTCGAAACTTCTTGATTTTCACCCTAATATAAGGAATAGttaataaactttatttatttttatactttggtataaatatttaggttttgttttatttttccagtTGTGTTTTGTGGGGCATGATTTTCATGATTCTTCTCCTTTGGCTTTGGCCACTCATATACTTTGTACTTCTACTCAAgctttcttttctctcaataTTGTTTTCTTATAAAAGAAGGCTTATAATACTTTccctataataatttttaagaatttatagTTATTTAAACATATGTTTATTGTTTTTAGAAAGGTGAGAACAAGTTGCAGCGTTTGTTTCAGGGCTAGGTCTAATCTATTTATATATGGTCTCTATCCAACCTAttctaataaaacaaaaataccaagatttttaaaaattcattttagttatatataaatgtttatcatataaatttgtttaaacaaCAGAAGTATATTTGGTGATATTTATGTTGTTTAGCAACATATataaagaacattttttttatatattttcgtACAAAAATTTACTATCCTTCTCGATAAAAGAATTCTTTAAAACATTTCTCTGGATATACTTTTTCGATTGTTAAAATTTTCGGAGCGCCTTATATCTTAATTAACGTTTTTTTCTCagaattttataacttttatagtAATTTTTATCTAGCAAGAGAAAGTGCGTTAAAAATGGTTTAGCCCTTCTTATATTTAGTAACTATATAGAGATCCTACTACCTGTACACTTgaatacaaacaaaattaattattttcaaaagaattatttaataatttattttcacacaaTGAAGATATCATATTTTGAGTTGTATCGTATGAgatatcatattttttacttttcattaattttttatggttcattatgttttaattagtGTTCACACAGAATTAatgtgtattttatttaattaaacttcataatatatatatatatatagatagatagattatattataactaacatatataaatatttcgtaacataaattatatttcatattttttataaatactgtatattgtaatataatatcattttaataatatcgaacatttttttggaaaatattgAAATTCAGTTTAGaactaattatattaaaaacgataaaataaaaatattaaaaaaaatacttcagTGAATAAAAGCTCCTCAAATCAAACCCATGATGGAAGCGTCTTTAGTTTCGTTTGAAGATTCCTGTAAAAAACAAAGTTCGTAATTATTAGTGAAAGTAAAATAGCATATTTTATATTCACACACTcactatttcaaaaattaaaaaaaaaatccaattcaaactaaaataaactGTTAAATTAGATTATATTGAACTTTTAAATCCAAAACCAAGCAATAACACATAACAAAAAAAGTCATTGAATCCATTTTTGTGTTTCAAAACAGATATaactcaatatatatatatatatatatatatatatatatatatatatatatatatatatatatatatatatatatatatatatatatatatattccagtAAGATATTTTGTCAAAAAGGTCTTGTAATATGAAGAAGGTTTTTAGTTTAGAGTGTAAATTTGAAATTGCACTTGCAAAGTAAAATTTGTAATGAGAATTGATATTATGAAGTTGAGTGAATATTAACTAATGATAAATAATGACATtgaattatttatgataagaaTGGAAAATGGTTGAGttgacaatatataaatatatatatatatatatatgtatatatatatatatattatgtatggTCAAAACACGCATGCTTTGGTTTGTGCAAAATCCGACTATTTTGTGATGCCCTCAATCTTTTGGGCTCACCACTGTCTCCGAATCATCACACTGCAATCCTTCATTCAAGGCCGAGCCTTCATTTTCACAAATCTTACTGTCACTTTATATCAACCATCAATTCATTCTACATCTACAACTTTCTATATGGATAATATAATTTACAAGTTCTAAcgtaagtttttaaataaaatttttatacattaaaagaaattaagtttTATATCTAATTCACctttattaaacttatttataaattattgatctCGTGTATATCAtgtatattgatttttcataattaatgcgAGAGATTAAATGTGTGTTTGGTTTTGTgtcaaaattatttgaattggttaaaattaattttctaagaCGAAATTAATACCTGTTTGATTtccaaaataattaaagaatacaaaattcacattgaatgaaaaaataactaattattgtTTCTGTGTTGGATGATTGattcaaataaaatcaattcTTTAACTCTGAACCAAACACATCATTTATGTATTATCTCACGTCTCatataattaatgtatatatatatatagttaaaataaattataaaatttttaatattaatttaagaagtgaattttaaatctaatttaactttataaaaataatttaatagacttaacaaataattttttgagaataaatttttaaataattataatttgaagGTTAATTCAATCCTCTAAaagtcaacttaaaaaataaagtttagacTGAATTATATTTTGAAGAGTATAAGTTATgataaagagaaataaatattgattgaagaaaaggatttgaatttgaatgttgGTTGAGATGAGGAGAGAAATGAGATGAAGAATGAGGAAATGAAGAAAGTGGTTGTCCGATGGGATAAGGTTAAAAGTACAGAATCTGAAACGTCAAATCAGATAAGTTGGTGGGTTAATTGGATGCATGGATCTTGTCTCAAACAAACATAGTTACATACATGGGTCACTTCACTTTACCTTCCTTTGCAGAAAACAATAAATCAATGTTTCTCACTGTCATTTCACCTAATTTCCCAGTAGGACCATCCCGCCCCATacaacattcattttttttttccttatatttattaaatatatattcttattatacatctaacaaatttttacacatttactattttgtcttttaatctttttttttaagttcatatctttaataactaaaaatatcGTGGATTGTATGAAtagtaggaaaaaaaatatttttcttatcgAATTACATAAGAAAGATGACTCTTTCTTTCATTGCCTCTTTACTACTTCTTCTTTCTATAATATAGTCTCACTCAAGATAAAGTGATTCTGTTTGTTCTCAAGTTTTCTGATACAAAAGATACTAAATGCATTTTTCTTTATGTAAACTTATGTATAACATAATGATTATATGTATACTTTTTGTTTCATCTTTTCTGCTAGAGTCACGCTGACATTACAAAAATGGGGTGAAGAACGAAAACAATGACAATAAAGTTATATTCCGTGAGTAAAGTCGATTATTTGGGCAAATTAtgacattatttaatataattataattttggaaatatttaCCCCATGGGATCTTGATGTTTTACTGCATCTCCTTACACAAATAAAATCATGTAATAGAATCTTGAGAAGAATGAATATCTCTGTCTTCTGTATATGTGTGTTCAAATCAACTCAAGCAATAttcttttgaatctttttttacaagaaaagaaaagaataataaaattttatcaaaaaatcgTGTCAAgcataattaagtataaataaataaaagcttaccttgtttttttaatttacatcgTGAACAGATGTATGTTACGTTTTTTAACGTTAAATAGGTTGAAAAACGCAAAATCATGTATATTAACGTCAGACAAACTGTGTATTTAAATAGAATCAAAACAGTCACTTGTCTCATCATCACAAATTatacaattcatttttttaaattcacttAAAGTTCACCTAGCAATTGCGAACAGTTTGGTTGTGGTGTgcaaaaaaaacattttagagGTAGGAAACTTCAAAATTTTTAGTTTCTTCTTTTCTGTAatttgagatatatatataataaataaaaactctCTAGCGATGTTTTCTTTCTAActatacaaaattaaagaacaaaaaataaagaaataacaaaaaacaagTTACCTGTTAACAACATAatcagttaaatttaaaaatataacaaattttgtatttgtatttaCATATATGAagacttaattaattatgattttaatataatagattatatggtcaattttttttataattatgcatTTCTATATTATAAtgcaataaataattaaaataagggataaataaaatatattatattttaatttcttttttactcATATCACATATACTTCATTTTAATTCTTAATCTTtagttttataactttttttacctaaacatatttctttctctcttctaattttttgtttgtcataaaattcattctatgatatttttaatcttatcaCAACTTGTatagttatattaaaattatgtatgttaattaaatatttttatgtgttacatttaaatattttgctcatttttaattttcttcgcATAAAcatgtttaattctcaatttaagtgttcaataacatgttttgcaaaaataatttcattatttattaaaaaaattggctaatatgatatttaaaaaattttcttaaatcttttaaTTACTTGTGTACAACTTCATTTTTATCAcaacaatataattaaaaatgcacATAAATAACTACCCTGCAACAAATGCacataaatagataaaaatatcaaaagctTTCTATTAATGTAAATAACCACATTAAAAGGATGGTGAAACTTTTGGATGGTATATTTACCAAGGATAAGGAGAAGTAGTTGTGTAGCAAATAAGGGTCCTGCTAAAGGGTAGAGTATGTTTACAACTAAGTACCACATAAATGCTGATGAATTAGCAGAATTTGAAAAACCTGTGGTCCTGGTTATGCGTAAGGCTGCCTCAAGTACTATGGTACTACAACAATCCAAGGAAGCGTGGTCCATCCTGCTCAGAACTAACAACTGTCAGACATGATTACGGGATTACTCCAATCCACTGTAGTTAATTTCTTCTGAATATCAGACTCAAATGCAACAACTTAGTTTCTACCAATTGCATTTTCTTCTGCGATCTTTTCCATCTGGAATTGtagaattattttatccaaGACCACGACCATTTTATGTCCTTAGTAATCATCTTCTAACACATGACATGAGGTTCCCACCGTCATATTACTAAGGGAAACACTTAAATGAGGTACAGCTaatatttaaacatatattttgtgaACTCGAAAAAACTATCCTTTGTACTTGTGCTATCCAAATGTAATGATGTCAAGAACTTCGAACTATTGCAAGAAAATACCAAGCcccttaaaaataatttctttcaaaGAGAACCGTTACAAATGTGAATTTCTGACAGACGACGGTCTGGTCACCATATATAACAGAAAGTAGAACATCAATTTGCTGAGGCAAACCTGAATAATCAATCAGTCTCCACTAAAAGAGCAAAATAGGAATAAAGAATAGTAGGACTAAAATTAATTCACAGGATTTGGTCTAACTCTCTTTAAAATAGATATTCTCTTTACAAGGTTAAACAGCTGTAAACACTATGCTTTCATCTCTCAGGTATGTCCCTCTCCTCTTAAACGTTACTATGTTATAGTCTTCATTCCTTAGTACTGCCTGAAGTTTTAAAGTTTCCATTGCTTGCCTACCGAAACTCCAGTTAGTCTAAAACTTCTAAATGAGTAAATAACAAAAGAATGCTACCTTGTTAGGTATACTTGTAAGACTATAGAAAAGGGGCGGTCCATCCCAATTGAGGGGTGTGAAGAGGCTCGGATGTACATAATCTTAATTTGACACGCAGACACTATTTCCGCACCTAAATCCTCTGACCACAGCCACATTGCCATAATCTTACCTTTGAGCCAAAGTTTACCCGCTGTATTCGTGTAAGACTCTGGCGgcaataatgttaataaatggTATCTAGCTTCAATAAGCTGTTCGAACTATTTGCTACGCTCATTATGTTGATACTTCAAAACTTCTTCGGTAGAAAAGAACATAGGCAGCTGAAGACTTTATCTTCTCCTTGCTGATGGGATTAACATGGCTATCATCAAAGTCATACCACTGATCACCACCTCTCTACATGAAACACAGAAAAGTAGATAAAACGGATGAACATTAACAATTGCAATGAGAGCGTTTTTTTAAACagtttacaaataataaaaaccttccaaaatttcataatGATCATATTGATGTCAATCATATCCAATCAACATTTCACCATCTACCACTAAGGATGACAAACAAACCCACCTCCATGGGTATTACCAGAACTCGTCCCTGTTTTGACGAAAATCTCCGCATTAACTGGGTATggatgggtatgagtatggatATAGGAAATAACATACTTTTTCAATTCAGTAGGAGATGGGATGGGAATATACATATCTATTTCGTccctgtttaaatt
This region of Vigna unguiculata cultivar IT97K-499-35 chromosome 5, ASM411807v1, whole genome shotgun sequence genomic DNA includes:
- the LOC114183972 gene encoding putative axial regulator YABBY 2 isoform X2: MSMDMMATERVCYVHCNFCNTTLAVSVPCSSLLTIVTVRCGHCANLLSVNMGASLQPFPSQETQHLSTVAKLQRQHLSVQEACSKELGSSSKCKSFESVEHEQPRIPPIRPPEKRQRVPSAYNRFIKEEIQRIKASNPDISHREAFSTAAKNWAHFPHIHFGLKLDGNKQGKLDQGDATQKSNGFY
- the LOC114183972 gene encoding putative axial regulator YABBY 2 isoform X1 — encoded protein: MMVSVPCSSLLTIVTVRCGHCANLLSVNMGASLQPFPSQETQHLSTVAKLQRQHLSVQEACSKELGSSSKCKSFESVEHEQPRIPPIRPPEKRQRVPSAYNRFIKEEIQRIKASNPDISHREAFSTAAKNWAHFPHIHFGLKLDGNKQGKLDQGDATQKSNGFY